The Thermodesulfovibrio sp. 3462-1 genome contains the following window.
GAAGAACTCAACAAAACAGAAAACACCCAGCCAGCCATACTCACTGTATCTTATGCTTTGCTGAGAGAGGTTTTAGCTTCAGGAATATCACCTGTTTTTGTGGCAGGACATTCACTTGGAGAATACACAGCTGCAGTTTGTGGAGGTGTTTTCTCCTTTGAAGATGCTGTGAAAATTACAAGAAAAAGAGGCGAGCTTATGCAAAAAGCTCAGCCAGAGGGCGTTGGTAGCATGGCTGCTGTTTTAGGGCTTGATGAAAATATTCTTAAACAAATCTGTGAAAGTATTACAGATTTTTATGTTGACCTGGCAAATTTAAACTGTCCTGGACAGATTGTAATCTCAGGACACACAGAGGGAGTTAAAAAAGCCTCTGAGCTTGCAAAACAAAAGGGAGCTAAAAAGGTTGTGCCGCTTCAGGTAAGTATTCCATCTCATTGCATGCTTATGAAAGATGTGGCTCAGGAGTTTGAAAAGTATTTGAAAAAATTTAGTTTTAATAATTCAAAATTTCCAATTGTAAACAATGTTTCTGCAGAGGCAACTGAAGATGCTGAGGCTGTGCAGAATGCTCTTGTAAAACAGCTTTACAGCCCTGTCAGATGGCAGGATTGTGTAAAATACATGATTTCAAAGGGAGTAAATACATTCATAGAGATTGGTCCTGGAAAAGTTCTTTCCGGACTTATAAAGAGAATTGATCCGACAGTTAAAACTTACAATGTAGAGAGTTTGAACGATTTAAAGAGTGTTAAAAAGGAGGATTTAAAATG
Protein-coding sequences here:
- the fabD gene encoding ACP S-malonyltransferase, whose protein sequence is MIAFVFPGQGSQYVGMGKDLLEVAGDLFKLAGEILGFDLAKLCIEGPQEELNKTENTQPAILTVSYALLREVLASGISPVFVAGHSLGEYTAAVCGGVFSFEDAVKITRKRGELMQKAQPEGVGSMAAVLGLDENILKQICESITDFYVDLANLNCPGQIVISGHTEGVKKASELAKQKGAKKVVPLQVSIPSHCMLMKDVAQEFEKYLKKFSFNNSKFPIVNNVSAEATEDAEAVQNALVKQLYSPVRWQDCVKYMISKGVNTFIEIGPGKVLSGLIKRIDPTVKTYNVESLNDLKSVKKEDLK